GACACCCCTTTGGCTGAACCCGAACCAGTAAAATGAAGAGGCCCTTCAGGAGAACCAGATTGTGTACCATTATTCTTTGAAGACTCTCCAATTTCATCCATAGTAGACCATGAACAACCTGATGCTGGGACTCGTCGCACATGAAGTCTATATTTCTAcatatcacaaaataaatattttgatcaacACTTGAAGAAAATGTACGACAAACACTCATTATATTGAAAGAGGTTCAATTGAATCcgtaaaaacaacttttaatgtAGATTCATTCACTAGCTCACTGTAAAAGATTGCATATTAAAATTGCTGGCTCCGTCACTGGATGTTATAATAATTTCTAACACAAGTGTCATGGGAACAAAAAATGAGCCTCTTATTTGTTGAAAGAGCGTAATTGGATATATACCTGTAAATGGCTTTTCACTTCATCATTGGTCAGGCCATCCACTTGCATGATATCTCTGATCTGTTTTGGTGTAGCCACTGCAggataatatttcaaaattattgttaATGTTTTGTTGGATAATAAAAAGTATagtgtgacatatataataatcCTAGTacaagaagaaagaaatgataatgaaataATAGCATGTTGGTGATGCTATATTAAAGATTGATAACAATATTTTAACCATAGGTTGCGGCGACTAATACTAGtaaaaaataaagacttttGTGAGTCATTGTTTTCTCTTATGATCAGAATTAAGTGATATACAAAAGTCTTTTCATTAAACGATACACTCCACCCCACCCGATCCCCTCATGAAAACAATGAATTGATAGGGATCTAACTTTCATATCATGATAAAGAATAGAAGACCTTTGTATTCTTAAACGAATGATGTGAGACTTCAACAATAGTACtactattttttaatcaaatattttcagTAATTCAACAagactaaatattaaaaaaatgatttttaaagaaAGGCATTTGCTATCATAGTAATCTCACTTTACGAATAAATTTAGACGCAAAATCAAGACTAATATATATCAAGACATTGCTTTCACTTAACAGATTAGTTTGTTTTATATGTGAAATAAGGATgataaattcattttaatctaTACTAAAATAGCGGGTATCCCATATAAAAGATATGATAAAATAGTTCCAGATATTCCAATTGCTTATCCCATGCCGCACAATAAACAACCGTtcgatatatatatttatatcgaTGGTGGTGAAAGATAACCGATATTccataaaataatcaaatgtgAATGCAAATTAATCGAACACCGACAATTACCTTGTGCACCTCCAAGTTGATGAAGAGCATCAACAAATCTACGATGCAATTCTGGAGACCAACAGCGCCTCTGTTTCCTCTGTTGTGATTTGTCCTGTGAAAAACCACCACATCCATTTGAATTTGATGGGCCGTTTTCTCTTTTCACACTCGCATCAATTGGCTTTTGACCCTTTTCTCCTTCACCCACTGTCACTGCCATTGACAGAGATAAATCCTTCACTGCCAAACCATTTTTTCCTTCCTTCAAAGCTTGTCCTTGAAATGGCAAAAATGCCCCTCTATCACTCTTCAATTTACATGCTCCTAACTGGTACTGCTTCTCCCTGGCTTTCTCCTCTACACCACTCTGATTAATCAACAATTGTATAAAAAAGTGTCAAAACGATTTtacgaagaaaaaaaaaatcttagaaaagaataaaaaagggaaaaacttaCCGATTTTAAGTTTTCAAGATTAAAGTTTTCGTACTGAACTGGAGTGCTCCATAGCTGAGCAGAGCTCATCCAGTTTTTCTTATCACTTAAATCATTTGACTTTTTTACCCTTCCACTTTCATCAGAATTACCCTTCTTCAGTGGGATGAATTCCTCCATCACAGGACTTTTATCTTTCTCCTTATACAGCAAAGCTTCTGCCTTTAATCTCTCAATAGCTgccacaagaaaaaaaataaaacaagaaaaattaaataacccGTAAAAAATGCAGAAGATtgaaaaaacagagaaaaaaatcaaaagaaaaaaaaaaactgaccATCTTTGAGAAGAAGCATACACATGGGCAATTCACGTTTAAAAGCTTCGGTTTTTCTGAGCTCTTCTTCTAAAGGAACAAGAAACTGATTGAGCTTTGTTAATTTCTTGGAGATGTCATCCATGGCAGAAACTTCAGTTAAAACATCTGAAATTAACTTGGGCACAtaaacaaaattcaaatcaaTGTTCATTTCTTTAGAATTTGAACCcataatttcaactttttttctgcaaatatatttaattgttcTATTACTTTCTCACATTGCCTAGATAGAATGAATAAAGGAAAGGTTGAAGAAGTCTTATATTTATAGCACAGTTACACTTTTCAACGAAAACGAGGGTAAAAGTGGAAAGTTTGGATTCTAAAAGCTTCAAGAGATTCGATATTGTTTCACATTCGGGTCGTCGCATATTTGAGTTAACTCGGAAACACGGTTAGTCATATAATGAAGGAACCTTTTGATTCTTAATGAGaagaaaattgaatttaattaatttaccttttcttttataGGGATATATCCAATTTTTAGAggcaaattataatttatactagTTCCTACATAGTATAGTTTtttacaacaacatattcaataaaatttggaaaaattactgaaatataCGTCTtatattttccttatttctaATATacccttctatttctaaaaatctctaaaatcccttatttctctcctaattcgaaattattttataatttatcggagctagtttttaatgtatccgagctacatattatgtattcggtttgttttactttttcaaagATTAATGAAATTACAAACTAAATAgagatagattgtaatttcatattaaaactatgtgattcctaaaatttcATATGTGAAATCTTAGGAGgtcgtataatttttttaaatatctaaatattaattatttttttctcttgaaaagtagtatatttcctttgtttcaattttatgaatttaattcTAGCTTgaacaaaattcaagaaaaaaagttaaaaattaaatattgtgatttttaaattaaaaatatgtaaaatatattaacatgtcgtttaatttttatgatcttaaatttttacatataaaataaaaataaaataaaaaaattatcaatttatatttttaaaataatataataaattgaaacaaagaaacATAAATTAGATAGGTCAAAGTAAaaagtgtttatttatttattgtatttttacttttcaaagATTCTGCGTCTTGAGGCGGTCGGCTACGTTTGTTGACTTAAATTccatttttcttgaaataaGAATGGGAtggaatatttaattatatggaCTAAATTGCCCTTGCTATATGACTTTTCTAACATGTTAATTAAAAGAGATTAAACTAATCTGATTCTCTGTTTTTGGAGGTTCACTTTCAACTAATGCCTTAAATGCTAAATCAGTTTCAAAAAAAGGTTCACAAAATATAGCCAAAAATAGAACAGTTTTGGATTCTACTTCCACTccattaattttcttcttttgggACTTTAAACCTCTATTCTTGTACGTCATGTTTGGTCTCtctttgaaatattaaaattattataatatcttaTTAGCCTTATATTGACGTctcaattgaaaatatattcTTGATTTCTCACTCCACACCTCTATTGTACCAAATGgacaaaagattgaatatttAGGCCTTCGATTTACagacaaaattataattttaagattaattatatttacgttcgaataaaatagaaattagaTTTCAAACTTAATGCAAAAATCCTATTTTACTATGTAAAAAGTCAAAGTCATGGAAAGTCTTTGATATTTCATTTACTagtcatgaatttttatttttttttaatatggcatgaattaattaatattagtgAGAATattaaccaaaagaaaaaagtttataGTATCCACCTTTCAAAAAATGGCACCGATAACATGCTTATCCCTGCTTCATAGAACAGCCTAACTCTTTAGATTTAGAGGTCTGCAAATAGTAATTGAAATccaaatttgttttttaaacatatgttTGAGTACTCGGCTCCCCTCCatttaataaaatgaatttgaacCATTAAATAAGCTAACATTTGATcatagattttcaaatattcttggcaaatattatttggatgaaaatttgggtgaaatttcaccatttggccatagtatttgggaaacatatttcacttttttagaaaaatatgatttattttaaaaactatcaaaactaatcataagtttgtattactaGTCAATTGGATCATctttgcaacaaataacaagtagtgtccatgacattggagcaatgtggtagtttggagtgagtgcaacaagcatcattccatacaccgtgaagtagacaaagcacatgactttgttaccctgagccgattgttcatcattttcatcaacaaccatatcactttcatattcactaaatatttcatcactactttggtgttcacgtaaaatattatgtaatacaacgcaaacaactattatagagggtgtttttataaatgataaaagtttgatgtaaaatttcaatttttaatagatccaaataatgagatttggcccaaatactagaaaaaactagtatttgagaatttgagatatttgccaaataataacaaattgtatggacaaacatTATTTGCCAAATTTCTCCCCAAATAGTACTTgagaaatctatggccaaacggcCAATAAAGACACACATGTCAATCAATCAAAGCCACACTGGACCAAATGGAGGAGGGATGGACTACTGGAGGGGAGCCGATTCCATTACCTATGTTTGAATGTACAACACAAAATTAGAAGAGTGAATACTGTCaattactaattaattagtcTATAAATAGTACGGTTAaccaaaaatgaaatgtttCATTTCATTCGTATAACTTGtgctttgtttttttcttttcaatatgccaactattttttaaatatatatgagAAGATATAttaactattttcttttttttaaaaaaaaactggcAAAATGTGAAATGAAACCAAACAATGTGACAACATGCTAATCTCAGCttcatatagaaaaaaaaaaaacagtcaaCTCTTTAGATTTATTGGTCTTCAAATAGTAATTATGTAAtccattttttcttaaataatacACTATTAGCATTGTATATACCTCCTTCATTTCATTTACTTCCTTCGTTTTTTTCTTCTGTTGcattttttgagagtcaatttaattaatttttaaagctaTATTAGATTAAACTAACtcaatgttttaaaataaaatttcaaattatacgAAAAGcactatacattacaattttcttttatatcaatataatttaaaacaaatatcgTTTAACAAAAAAAAGCTATAAAAAggagtatttttttaatactgCTCCTTATTAAATGAGATCAATCTAGGATAGgttaaatgatatatgtatgatGGCAAAAAGACCCATTATTTTCCTTCTTGTGGTTTATTCACTTACTAGAACTAGAATGTCTCTACCTCATTCATTACTTATCTTATTTCTTTGATACGTGATCTGTTTAATATTTATGAGAGCcattaattgttttaaaacaatttgtgcaaatgaaaaataaataaatgagccAAATATGGTAAGTATTATCCTCCCTTCAAAAAATTATACCCCTCCGTCCTTGACACTTTTCAGATAtcgaaattcaaataaatttatctttgattttgaccgtaaatttttcaataaaagagcagtatatgtcatattttaactCACAAAttgttaaaagttttttattctttgttaaattcaataaccaatcaaataataagggaataaaaagattttttattccaaaacatgataaataaataagggGTCACAGTGTGAGTGTGTTATTCGACCTTTGTGGATCTTCAAAGTACAAGAATCTCTAACGacaattttgaattataaaaaaaaagaacggTAAATAATTAATGAACCTATTGATATTAACAGAAGCAATATATTGTGAGGTGGTACGGTCCAATAAGGTTCCAAGAGAATCATTTTACTCTGTTTATTCcgttacaaaaaagaatcgtcTCTTCCACAATTTCTGCTATATTATTCCTTTTACAATAAAGTATAGTACTACTGTTATTATTCCAAACCTAAGGATCCAAAAATCCCCATGGGACCACAAAAAATATGGTCTTTTTATTTCCTCCGTCACAATATACgtgacattatttattttaacgtAAATTTGAAACGACTTTTCTGAATTTATAATTAGAAATATGTTTTTACACATTTGTGTGGCTATATCCTATTTAATGattattaaaagtattttttttttaaaatttatgatttaattattattttttagatatttttgtgtgactaaatattatttaatgatttaaaaaaaatataaaatttaattatttctaatttaaaaataataatatttctttaagatgaattaagaagaaaatagtATCAGATAAATTAggacaatttaaaaaaaaaataattgcttTAGTATCATGGATGGTGACACCTCAAAAAACTTGGTGAATTGATTTAGTGGATAATTCCttcttttgataaaaaaaaatgtttgtgtTATTATCATTGATTTTGACATGACTATATTATTCTTCACATTTAcacattctttttcaaaataattacgTCAGATAATACAATTTGCAGTTTTACTTGTAGAAGgtccaatatttatttatatagaatCGATAATTTTTGCATAATTAGTACTTAGTAGGAAGAAGATATCTTTTGAACAATATCAAGACAATAATgttacaattattttattttactcataccattataaaattattttatcattaggCTGCAATATGCTGTAGCTAAATTTTCAATTGGCCTTTCCCTTCATACGTgtcaataaataaattagtaataataaatttgattttgtattttgttctaatccaaaatttattttggagaTAAGGATGATTCCTCCTCCTTTTTTTTTGATGGTTCTGGTGAATGGACAGTGACTCTGAATTAAATTATACGGTCaccttaaaatataaaaatataaaaatatttctcctATGTATTCTcattatatatattctatagttttcttcttcttcttctttttgtttttgtttttttgtgtgtggaAACGATAAGAGTTTTGATTCACTTGATCAGCCCTACATCAAAATTCGATGAAGGAATCTTTCTCATTGtctaaataaattcaaaaatttaaggTGACTTTTTGTTACAACAAAGTGCAAATTGGGAATTAGTTCAATTCCTACTTGTCATGATTGCATTCAACACCTCTTTTCAATGTGATATTCCTCCGACCACATTTACTTTTACTTATTTGCCagtattttaagttaaaaataaatatttatttttacttattaattttacaaaatcatcactttatttataatttatcttTACTATTAATAGTAGCTATTTctcaatatattttctaaaatatttaatttattatatttaaatattaatataataaaattgtcattttaagtattactttttcaaaaatgtGCCAAGTCAATACTGGAAGAGTAAAAATGATCAGGAGAGTATTTAATTTATACACATTacatatttttgtatcaatgaTGATACTGATGACGGTAGATATAGTTTTatcaaaatcatttcaaaatgGGCTCTCCTTCATCAATCTCGCGAGATTTTGCAAAGTCGAAATACTTACCATACAACTAAAAGTTATTTGGCTAAACTTTTAgcggaaaataaataattttgaatagtaATAAGAGTTATTTTCAAGctgagaaaataatatttttctagaaaCACTTTAGAAAGTTTAATCAACACAAAATGATATtctaatattgataaatatatcttttagattaattagaaaacacaaattaaaaaaacactTTCCAAATAATATATTCTGAAAGTTTAATCGAACAAGCtagttatattattattcacATTTTGGTTGATATATATGTGCCCATGACTTAAATTTCTTTTGAACTAGTCACACACACGCTCCTCTACCTTTTGACTAGTTGGGCAACAGGTGCAGAGAATAAAAACAATGGGTTATGGTCCACAAGTTGAGAAGATCTTAATTCTTAACGTTCAGATTTCAGAtggaaatttatatattttggatcAAATTGACTGGCAGATAATTAGCATCTAATTTTCACCTGAATTTAAAGctttaaaaattgtaaaaaagaaaaataaaagaatctaGGCatcaatttaaaactttaaatagcCATGTAGAGTAGTCCAAGACTATATATAAATTCTTCTGAAAATCATTATACATCCAATAATATTATGACAATACTCATCAACAGGAGTTATGGTGGGATGGTTCAGTATCCCTCCACTTCTAACTAGAAGTTTTGCATTCGAGTTGTAAGAATGAAAAAATTCCTTTTAGGCATCACCCCAAAAAATGAACGCTTCAATGTGTAATGGATGATATTATAACCAAAATTCTAAACACCCTTAGAGTTGTTTCACCCGCTCCAACTAGTTAAGTACCGACTTATGTTAAGTATGGACATCAATATGTATAATTAGTTTTCAATTATACACATCTGTAGAAAATTCTGCAAGACTTGTTCTACGCAAGATAAAGTGgacacaattttaaaaaataagatataatCGACAATATGGGAACACATGGTTTGAAGTCAAATATGAAAAGTACGTTATTAATAATTTCCTAATTGACAAAGTGCAAAATTAGGATAAAGTAATTTTTATGGGAGTCAAAGAGACAAAGAATAGTTGAGTATTATATCTTGCACAAGTTTAGGATAAACAAgcaaatttatcattaaaacaGAACTTTTTGGCTTTTTGAGAAGACTAAGTGGACGATTTTATCTTTAGAGTTGTAATGGTTGAATTTGATTCATTGATGTAAAGTATGAGAATCAAGCTGATTCAGAGCCAACTAGCTATTAATTTTATACTACATAGTTTTATTCTCCTTTCTcactcaaataaaaaaaaaagatgaagaagaatagtTCTGATTCTCTATACTTGTTATACTCATGTGATGATTATGAGGACTCCCATTTTGATGGAATCTTCAAagacattttttctaaaatgacAGCTATTGAAATAgtatataaaaatcattacTAAGatatatttaacttatatatacgAACGATGAGAAATTTACAATGCTTGGAGTATGATGTCCGATCATGAGAGTATCAATTAAATGTCTGGTGCCACCTTGCTCCGACATGAGCTATGCAATAATAAGATcttgtaataatattttttatgtaataaacTTAAAGTTGAGCGACTAGTTACACGAAAAAGAAAAGGTTTAAAAGTAGTATGCAAAAATATAGGGCAAACATTTTGTTCTTATCTATTTGTCTTTTTCTGGAAATGAAATGGATGGATCAGCTTGCAGATGACACCACATTAAACATTAATTCTCTTATGATAATATATTCTCTATCTCAACCAATCAATGGACGGTTCATAATTTCTTCTAGCTGTTTTATAAGGATTCCTAATATTATGCACATATTCGTACGTCcaactttttcttaaaaaaagattGATATAAAACAAAAGGTCCATTGCGCTAATCGAAATTGTTATACTATGTTTTTCACTATCTATTCGTATATTTATCATCAACATAATTTTGGAATTGTCTTTTCTACTaatgatgaaaataaaataaaaatgaggaCTTAGATTTTATCACTCAACTTTATATAGTTgtagttatttaaaattatcCTTAAATCGGAACTTGGAAGTTAAAAAcaatgaaacttttttttctattgacttagataatattttatgGAGGCCGGTAACTCAATTACGATAGTACAGTGCAGTGCAATTTAACCTATATTTCATTAAGTAAATCTATCTACAGCCTGTTTTGAAACCAGAACCACATAGGAAAAGAGgacccaaaaataaaagaagataaaaagagaagaataaactcacttctttcttcGAGCACTATTTAGTTGGAAGAGTGTTTTTTTAGttatcaaagaaaaacaaagtcCGCTATTAGTGTGcagtttattttattaatagttGTCTCCTATTAGTAATAATATACGAATATgtatcaaagaaagaaaaaggagtAATTTCGCCAGGAACTTTCTTATCGAGCTtattaaatgaatttttttgataCAAATATAGGGTTGAAAGTCAAAGTTATAAATGATTTTGCGTAGTTAGCATTTATGTGGCTTCGCCACTTGCTCACACAATAGTTTAAGATAACTTTAGATTAAGTTGATCAGACGCTTTATAACATGGGTTTGGACAAACTCAatagtttttttcaaaaatcttgtatttgtattataaaattaaataaatatgtacgaatattaatttatgaaccgctaataaaattaattaatgacccAATGTTTCCACACTAGAGTTATAGATTCAAACCTCACAATTTGAACATCAAAGCAGAAAAAGATTCTAAGTACAATTCTCAATGTCAtctgaaaaaaacaaaaaatattttcaagtatttgactTAGAAAAATTAAGTTCACACATAAGAGGGAGTGTGTAATGAAGCTAAGAACATCTAAGTTTTGAATATAAATCTAACACTTGGATGGAATCTGAACTGGAGATGCTAGGTCAAGATTTACGAATTTGGTTTGTCGAAACGTGGTTTTGACAAATATGACATCCTTCAAGCACTCCAACTCATAATTAGTGGGCTTCGACGAAGCATgttatccaaaaatattatttactcTACATCCAAATTCCACATTATTCATTTTCAACATCAAATTACATGACAGACCAAACTAAGTTCCTTTATTTACTCGAAATAgtgatagttttaaaaaaattacaatacatAGCAAAAATTCGAGTTTAGTAATGCAAATACTCTCAATACTGCGTATCTCCTCATTTCACGCCTAAAAATCAGGCTGGTAGCAATCAGATTTTTTCACTCAGATAAGGCTCATACAGGTGGCAATGATTCtgattcttgttatttttatcagAAGGCATCAAACACCCAATTGTGAGATAGTTGAAGAACGGTACCATACACCATTTACCCAATTTGGGATTTTGTTCTCTGTTTCTTTCTCAACTTTTGGGGTAAATCTCACGTGTTTCCAACTATGTATCTTCACTGTGGTTCACTCTTTTTCACACCCTTTTGTCAAAATTGGACACTTCCATTACGGGAATTATGattctcattttcttgtttcttgtgAACGTTACTTGGCAACTTGGCCTTTCTATCATATGCACCATTCCTTTAATATCTACTTCACTTTCTTTTCAAACTACTCTGCCGCACTACACTATTCCAACGGTGATCgaaattctcttttttttttttggaaaataaataaataataataagacacttagggatcgtttggtacaaaaattaataacgcAAGGACTAATAACgcatggattagtaatgcagagaTTAGAAGTGCaaggattagtaatgcagagtttatttttatcaagtgtttgacTCATTGTTTCTC
The Solanum stenotomum isolate F172 chromosome 12, ASM1918654v1, whole genome shotgun sequence DNA segment above includes these coding regions:
- the LOC125848872 gene encoding transcription factor HHO5-like, with the translated sequence MGSNSKEMNIDLNFVYVPKLISDVLTEVSAMDDISKKLTKLNQFLVPLEEELRKTEAFKRELPMCMLLLKDAIERLKAEALLYKEKDKSPVMEEFIPLKKGNSDESGRVKKSNDLSDKKNWMSSAQLWSTPVQYENFNLENLKSSGVEEKAREKQYQLGACKLKSDRGAFLPFQGQALKEGKNGLAVKDLSLSMAVTVGEGEKGQKPIDASVKRENGPSNSNGCGGFSQDKSQQRKQRRCWSPELHRRFVDALHQLGGAQVATPKQIRDIMQVDGLTNDEVKSHLQKYRLHVRRVPASGCSWSTMDEIGESSKNNGTQSGSPEGPLHFTGSGSAKGVSINEEEDNKSESYNWNGQLQKSIEGSTIRSSSH